A single genomic interval of Rhododendron vialii isolate Sample 1 chromosome 3a, ASM3025357v1 harbors:
- the LOC131321154 gene encoding uncharacterized protein LOC131321154 yields the protein MVLFYTLIAAQIRFLLQSLDESNSDSVFRELCQCFLMLFACNVFGVSHVRLYDVGETRIIGVLLQSFLVDLLMGDICLLTMDVREAYCRSKWAFQRSSAVLESAEKIQNVIMFLDCSEGLSKHVDSFMQMLYLMEPKERTPLIFSPLLSHDTVEARNMDLFYGCRENEFDAILAEMVSKTNMLSIMSELGYGCTIDASHCNEVLSLFLPLTEATLSRILGTIAHTHTGLVVNQNYCSTFYTSIGGSATYD from the exons ATGGTACTTTTCTACACACTCATCGCCGCTCAGATTCGGTTCTTGCTCCAAAGCCTTGACGAGTCCAATTCCGACTCCGTCTTCCGTGAGCTCTGTCAG TGTTTCCTG ATGCTCTTTGCATGTAATGTATTTGGTGTTTCACATGTAAGACTGTATGATGTTGGTGAAACTC GAATTATTGGGGTTCTACTGCAATCATTTCTAGTTGATTTACTCATGGGTGATATTTGTTTGTTGACTATGGATGTGAGGGAAGCATACTGCCGCTCCAAATG GGCCTTTCAGAGAAGTTCTGCTGTATTAGAGTCTGccgagaaaattcaaaatgttatTATGTTTTTGGATTGCTCGGAGGGCCTTTCAAAGCATGTGGATTCCTTTATGCAAATGCTATATTTGATGGAGCCAAAGGAGAGGACTCCATTGATATTCTCTCCATTGCTTTCCCATGATACAGTCGAGGCCAG GAATATGGATTTGTTCTACGGTTGTAGAGAAAATGAGTTTGATGCAATTTTGGCGGAGATGGTGAGTAAAACCAACATGTTGTCTATTATGTCGGAGCTAGGTTATGGATGCACAATTGATGCTTCACATTGCAATGAGGTGTTATCTCTTTTCTTGCCACTCACTGAAGCCACGCTATCAAGAATACTTGGTACAATTGCCCACACGCATACTGGTCTCGTGGTCAACCAAAATTATTGTTCAACGTTCTACACTTCTATTGGTGGCAGTGCCACTTATGACTAA
- the LOC131321153 gene encoding uncharacterized protein LOC131321153: protein MAPPKKKSKNAVDPTWNHCVRATELTDPEVVDNTRLKLVCNYCGKTLSGGVSRMKHHLARTHHNAKPCEKVSEDVTNMFLKILGELKQRNCIEQDDVDCFDEVENVISKRGSMDQYVSKTKAKQVTLPSMLKDRTKPCVDICRMIYAEALPFSLVKSSWFHTAVQSIGEYGKGLKPPSYHEVRVTFLKKEVDNVHSTLDKYKSEWKKTGCSLMSDGWQDGCGRSITNFLVNSPKGTVFLKSLDTSSIIKNGVALFELLDNFVEEIGEENVIQVVTDSASAFVLAGELLMDKRKKLIWSPCAAHCIDLMLKDIGRLPVHHDTITKAKTLTVYIYRHTWVLNLMRKHTKNHNLARPAVTRFATAYLTLKSILTQRNGLRAMFTSSAWCKSSYAKTRNGLDVQQIVLDAKFWNAIRYCLKGVLPLVKVLRLVDGDAKPAMGYIYEAMDRAKEQIEKNFNKVKRRYAAIWKIVDERWALQLHRPLHAAAYFLNPRFHYDASFEADEEVRLGLYTVIERMYPGIQARLKLDAQMDKFHNAVGMFGIDMAVITREKKQPGLWWESYGGSCKELQELATRVLSLTCSATGCERNWSTFQHIHSKKRNRLEAQRLNALVFVKYNLTLELRQKKREENGDAYDPICLSDMESDDEWITEREDPCLPLDPSWMDMNECFEVNEGETSRKGSRGPRNLQNDRKGKRKFVGEENEVEVIDDDVEEEIEEEEEYIGDDGVVLGDDLEDDDDLYDITVREE from the exons ATGGCTCCaccgaaaaagaaaagtaagaatGCGGTAGATCCCACATGGAACCACTGTGTACGTGCTACTGAGCTAACAGATCCTGAAGTTGTTGATAACACTAGACTAAAACTAGTGTGCAATTATTGTGGTAAGACATTGTCCGGTGGTGTGAGTAGAATGAAGCACCACTTAGCTCGTACCCATCATAATGCAAAACCTTGTGAAAAAGTTTCAGAAGATGTTACAAATATGTTTCTAAAAATATTGGGAGAGTTGAAACAAAGAAATTGCATTGAGCAAGATGATGTGGATTGCTTTGATGAGGTGGAAAATGTGATATCTAAAAGAGGAAGTATGGATCAATATGTAAGCAAAACAAAGGCGAAACAAGTCACTTTGCCTTCTATGTTGAAGGATCGAACAAAACCATGTGTTGACATATGTAGAATGATATATGCAGAGGCTTTGCCCTTTAGCTTGGTTAAGAGTTCATGGTTTCACACCGCCGTACAATCAATTGGGGAATATGGCAAGGGTTTGAAACCTCCTTCATATCATGAGGTTAGAGTCACATTCTTGAAGAAAGAGGTTGATAATGTGCATTCAACTTTAGACAAGTACAAAAGTGAGTGGAAGAAAACGGGTTGTTCTTTGATGTCGGATGGATGGCAAGATGGGTGTGGACGTTCTATCACTAATTTTCTTGTTAATAGTCCAAAGGGAACCGTTTTCCTAAAATCATTGGATACCTCCTCAATTATCAAGAATGGTGTTGCTTTGTTTGAGTTGCTTGATAATTTTGTTGAGGAAATTGGTGAAGAAAATGTAATACAAGTAGTGACCGATAGTGCATCCGCTTTTGTCCTTGCCGGTGAGTTGCTAATGGACAAGAGGAAAAAACTTATTTGGTCTCCATGTGCGGCTCATTGCATTGATTTGATGCTTAAAGATATTGGTAGGCTACCGGTGCATCATGACACAATCACCAAAGCAAAGACACTCACTGTTTATATCTACCGACATACTTGGGTGCTTAATTTGATGAGGAAGCATACAAAGAATCATAACTTAGCAAGGCCCGCCGTGACAAGATTTGCCACCGCTTACCTCACTTTGAAAAGTATCTTGACTCAAAGAAATGGGCTTAGAGCCATGTTTACTTCTTCGGCTTGGTGTAAGAGTTCTTATGCCAAGACTCGTAACGGGTTAGATGTCCAACAAATAGTGTTGGATGCTAAGTTTTGGAATGCAATTAGGTATTGCTTGAAAGGTGTACTTCCCTTGGTTAAAGTCCTAAGACTAGTTGATGGTGATGCAAAGCCCGCCATGGGTTATATTTATGAAGCAATGGATAGGGCAAaagaacaaattgaaaaaaatttcaacaaagtGAAAAGAAGATATGCTGCGATTTGGAAGATTGTTGATGAGCGTTGGGCATTGCAACTTCATCGACCTCTTCATGCGGCGGCTTATTTTCTTAATCCTAG GTTTCATTATGATGCTTCATTTGAGGCGGATGAGGAAGTGAGATTGGGATTGTACACGGTCATAGAAAGGATGTATCCGGGTATCCAAGCAAGATTAAAACTTGATGCCCAAATGGACAAATTCCATAACGCCGTTGGTATGTTTGGCATTGATATGGCCGTTATAACTAGAGAGAAGAAACAACCGG GACTATGGTGGGAGAGCTATGGAGGTAGTTGCAAAGAACTCCAAGAGTTAGCCACGAGAGTTCTATCCCTCACATGTAGTGCTACCGGGTGTGAAAGAAATTGGAGTACCTTTCAACACATCCATTCAAAGAAAAGGAACCGGTTAGAAGCACAAAGATTGAATGCATTAGTCTTTGTTAAGTACAATCTCACTTTGGAGTTGAGGCAAAAGAAACGAGAGGAGAATGGTGATGCTTACGATCCTATTTGTCTCTCCGATATGGAATCCGATGACGAATGGATTACCGAAAGAGAAGACCCATGCTTACCACTAGACCCTTCATGGATGGATATGAATGAGTGCTTTGAAGTTAATGAGGGAGAAACTAGTAGAAAAGGAAGTAGAG GACCAAGAAACCTTCAAAATGACAGAAAAGGCAAAAGGAAGTTTGTTGGAGAAGAGAATGAGGTTGAAGTTATTGATGATGATGTAGAGGAAGAaatagaggaagaagaagaatatattGGTGATGATGGGGTGGTGCTTGGGGATGAccttgaagatgatgatgatcttTACGACATTACCGTGAGAGAGGAATAG